A DNA window from Allokutzneria albata contains the following coding sequences:
- the ahcY gene encoding adenosylhomocysteinase, with translation MTAERLQTRNGIDFAVADLSLAEFGRKEIRLAEHEMPGLMALRREYSEVYPLRGARISGSLHMTVQTAVLIETLVALGAEVRWASCNIFSTQDHAAAAVAVGPHGTEEEPKGVPVFAWKGETLEEYWWCTEQMLTWPDGKLPNMLLDDGGDATLLVHKGTEYEKAGVVPSAEDGDPEEWQVILGVLKESLNSSPDKWTKIGKEIRGVTEETTTGVLRLYQLAAAGELLFPAINVNDSVTKSKFDNRYGCRHSLIDGINRATDVLIGGKVALVAGYGDVGKGCAESLRGQGARVIIAEIDPICALQALMDGYQVGTIDDLVDQADIIITSTGNKDVLLVEHMERMKHQAIVGNIGHFDNEIDMAGLARYPGVRRNNIKPQVDEWVFPSGRSIIVLSEGRLLNLGNATGHPSFVMSNSFSNQVIAQIELFTKAEEYDKEVFRLPKKLDEKVARIHVEALGGKLTKLTKEQAEYIDVDVEGPYKPDHYRY, from the coding sequence ATGACCGCCGAAAGGCTGCAGACCCGTAACGGCATCGACTTCGCCGTTGCCGACCTTTCGCTGGCCGAGTTCGGCCGCAAGGAGATCCGCCTCGCCGAGCACGAGATGCCCGGTCTGATGGCGCTCCGCCGGGAGTACTCCGAGGTCTACCCGCTGCGCGGGGCCCGGATCTCCGGCTCGTTGCACATGACCGTGCAGACCGCCGTGCTCATCGAGACGCTGGTCGCGCTCGGTGCCGAGGTCCGCTGGGCCTCCTGCAACATCTTCTCCACCCAGGACCACGCGGCGGCCGCCGTCGCGGTCGGCCCGCACGGCACCGAGGAGGAGCCGAAGGGCGTCCCGGTGTTCGCCTGGAAGGGCGAGACGCTGGAGGAGTACTGGTGGTGCACCGAGCAGATGCTGACCTGGCCGGACGGCAAGCTGCCCAACATGCTGCTCGACGACGGCGGTGACGCGACGCTGCTGGTGCACAAGGGCACCGAGTACGAGAAGGCGGGCGTCGTCCCGTCCGCCGAGGACGGCGACCCCGAGGAGTGGCAGGTCATCCTCGGCGTGCTCAAGGAGTCGCTGAACTCCTCCCCGGACAAGTGGACCAAGATCGGCAAGGAGATCCGCGGCGTCACCGAGGAGACCACCACCGGCGTGCTGCGGCTGTACCAGCTGGCCGCCGCGGGTGAGCTGCTCTTCCCGGCGATCAACGTCAACGACTCGGTCACCAAGTCGAAGTTCGACAACCGCTACGGCTGCCGCCACTCGCTGATCGACGGCATCAACCGCGCGACCGACGTCCTCATCGGCGGCAAGGTCGCGCTGGTCGCGGGCTACGGCGACGTGGGCAAGGGCTGCGCGGAGTCGCTGCGCGGCCAGGGCGCCCGCGTGATCATCGCCGAGATCGACCCGATCTGCGCGCTCCAGGCGCTGATGGACGGCTACCAGGTCGGCACCATCGACGACCTGGTCGACCAGGCCGACATCATCATCACCTCCACCGGCAACAAGGACGTGCTCCTCGTCGAGCACATGGAGCGGATGAAGCACCAGGCGATCGTCGGCAACATCGGCCACTTCGACAACGAGATCGACATGGCCGGCCTCGCCCGCTACCCGGGCGTCCGCCGCAACAACATCAAGCCGCAGGTCGACGAGTGGGTCTTCCCCTCGGGCCGGTCGATCATCGTGCTGTCCGAGGGCCGCCTGCTCAACCTGGGCAACGCCACCGGGCACCCGAGCTTCGTCATGTCGAACTCCTTCTCCAACCAGGTGATCGCGCAGATCGAGCTGTTCACCAAGGCCGAGGAGTACGACAAGGAGGTCTTCCGCCTCCCGAAGAAGCTGGACGAGAAGGTCGCGCGCATCCACGTGGAGGCGCTGGGCGGCAAGCTCACCAAGCTCACCAAGGAGCAGGCGGAGTACATCGACGTCGACGTCGAGGGCCCGTACAAGCCGGACCACTACCGCTACTGA
- the mtrA gene encoding MtrAB system response regulator MtrA, translating into MKARVLVVDDDPALAEMLTIVLRGEGFDTAVVGDGTRALPALRELKPDLVLLDLMLPGMNGIDVCKAIRSESGVPIVMLTAKSDTVDVVLGLESGADDYVVKPFKPKELVARIRARLRRTESEPAEMLGIGDLTIDVPGHEVTRDGVAIQLTPLEFDLLVALARKPRQVFTREVLLEQVWGYRHAADTRLVNVHVQRLRSKVERDPEHPEVVLTVRGVGYKAGPP; encoded by the coding sequence ATGAAGGCACGCGTACTGGTGGTGGACGACGACCCAGCGCTGGCGGAGATGCTCACGATCGTGCTCCGCGGCGAGGGCTTCGACACCGCGGTGGTGGGCGACGGCACCCGGGCGCTCCCCGCGCTCAGGGAACTCAAGCCGGACCTCGTCCTGCTCGACCTCATGCTCCCCGGGATGAACGGGATCGACGTCTGCAAGGCGATCCGGTCCGAGTCCGGTGTGCCCATCGTCATGCTCACGGCCAAGAGCGACACCGTGGACGTGGTGCTGGGGCTGGAGTCCGGAGCCGACGACTACGTCGTCAAGCCGTTCAAGCCGAAGGAACTGGTCGCGCGCATCCGCGCCCGCCTGCGGCGCACCGAGTCCGAGCCCGCAGAGATGCTCGGCATCGGCGACCTGACCATCGACGTCCCCGGCCACGAGGTCACCAGGGACGGCGTGGCGATCCAGCTGACCCCGCTCGAGTTCGACCTGCTGGTCGCGCTCGCCCGCAAGCCCCGCCAGGTGTTCACCCGCGAGGTGCTGCTGGAGCAGGTGTGGGGCTACCGCCACGCGGCGGACACGCGGCTGGTCAACGTCCACGTGCAGCGGCTGCGGTCCAAGGTCGAGCGTGACCCGGAGCACCCCGAGGTGGTGCTGACCGTGCGCGGCGTCGGGTACAAGGCCGGTCCTCCATGA
- a CDS encoding dTMP kinase, whose amino-acid sequence MGRLIVIEGLDGSGKRTLTDALTRELADRGLTTTRWAFPRYGESVHADLISDAMHNRLGPLVDTVYGMAVLYALDRQGAAAGIRADLEKFDIVLIDRYLASNAAYCAARLHEDAHGDMVRWVREVELGRFDLPVPDAHLLLRVPVEVAAARTAHRAGTEAGRERDSYETDGGLQARCAKVYEQLAEQNWVSPWHVVDGSDAVDAAALADLVLG is encoded by the coding sequence ATGGGGCGGTTGATCGTCATCGAGGGCTTGGACGGCTCGGGCAAGCGCACGCTCACCGACGCGCTGACCAGGGAGCTGGCCGACCGCGGGCTCACCACGACGCGCTGGGCGTTCCCGCGCTACGGCGAGAGCGTGCACGCGGACCTGATCAGCGACGCCATGCACAACCGCCTCGGCCCGCTGGTGGACACCGTCTACGGCATGGCCGTGCTCTACGCGCTGGACCGCCAAGGCGCGGCCGCGGGCATCCGCGCCGACCTGGAGAAGTTCGACATCGTGCTGATCGACCGCTACCTCGCGTCCAACGCGGCGTACTGCGCGGCGCGGCTGCACGAGGACGCCCACGGCGACATGGTGCGCTGGGTGCGCGAGGTCGAGCTGGGCCGCTTCGACCTGCCCGTTCCGGACGCGCACCTGCTGCTGCGGGTCCCGGTCGAGGTCGCAGCCGCCCGCACCGCGCACCGCGCGGGCACCGAGGCCGGGCGCGAGCGCGACTCCTACGAGACCGACGGCGGGCTGCAGGCCCGCTGCGCCAAGGTCTACGAGCAGCTGGCCGAGCAGAACTGGGTCAGCCCGTGGCACGTCGTGGACGGTTCCGACGCCGTCGACGCCGCCGCGCTCGCGGACCTCGTCCTCGGCTGA
- a CDS encoding lipase family protein, translated as MLIPGPDTRVVELRVPGIAGATPESVTGAVATATVAGDKLGRIVRPADRMRRPAPAPSLHAGGRPVPRVIEGYVWSAMTSGGLAKASWALLFPFCLANVAHWMLPPIPEGKRVAHALGTFLRALLRLAALLLTMLLVGQLTVVSADLIAAQCLAPDAACLTSAVPRWVRELPGVRGLIGLLPVLLVVIAMHRLSTVDWTVSIKHELGDAPGRRMPTLPGGGVEADPDTPALRALHVTAALSVASLLVLGGPMGPVSSGVGALWTAAVVLLAIAMVGVFFLDDPTGTHPEGPGRWLRGALGAAPRRVLMILAAVLLIATAVLVEPPAGKLAGADPTAELLGALLALVAVVVAIVLAPAALMARSEWAKQARELRPWAGGWMAAPMLALAGLLGGGFGAGLAITVRGSLDYDKLALPLGYQWITLLWGTFAAIALVVLAVAVPLWLLSRSIAEKRGNYAPPEVALLHKDRPEDAKRAARKWRQATWQRQNYHRLLIATAGLLTAGAVFGGFFRALNIPVPAWASGLSGLGVATLAALAGGFLFVVYQASQHPDRARKLGILADLASFWPREAHPTVPPCYKLKVVPEIVARACEHLKEPNTRVVLVGHSQGSLMAAVAAAWLVDSLPEHDRERIGLVTAGSQLQWAYPRAFPAVVPHSSLATLAGMLGPRWRSLCRGTDALGGPVTTWSQQVYNGRLLGVGFRPDGTEGPLSPAVAGPTGALVLGNDHWLPDPLRGPFPGLRWAPGVLGHNEYQPDPEWDRAVAIAAGLETP; from the coding sequence GTGCTGATCCCAGGACCGGACACACGGGTCGTCGAGCTCAGGGTGCCGGGGATCGCGGGGGCCACACCGGAATCGGTGACGGGCGCGGTCGCGACGGCGACCGTGGCCGGCGACAAGCTCGGGCGCATCGTGCGGCCCGCGGACCGCATGCGCAGGCCCGCACCCGCCCCGTCACTGCACGCGGGCGGGCGGCCGGTGCCGAGGGTGATCGAGGGCTACGTCTGGTCGGCGATGACCTCCGGCGGTCTCGCCAAGGCCAGCTGGGCCCTGCTGTTCCCGTTCTGCCTGGCCAACGTGGCGCACTGGATGCTGCCGCCGATTCCCGAGGGCAAGCGCGTCGCGCACGCGCTCGGCACCTTCCTGCGCGCGCTGCTGCGGCTGGCTGCGCTGCTGCTGACCATGCTGCTTGTGGGGCAACTCACGGTCGTCTCCGCCGATCTGATCGCGGCGCAGTGCCTCGCGCCGGACGCGGCCTGCCTGACCTCGGCCGTGCCCAGGTGGGTGCGCGAGCTCCCGGGCGTGCGCGGGCTGATCGGCCTGCTCCCGGTGCTGCTCGTCGTCATCGCCATGCACCGCCTGTCCACCGTGGACTGGACGGTGTCGATCAAGCACGAGCTGGGTGACGCGCCGGGCCGCCGGATGCCGACGCTGCCCGGCGGCGGGGTCGAGGCTGACCCGGACACCCCCGCGCTGCGCGCGCTGCACGTGACCGCGGCGCTGTCGGTGGCGTCGTTGCTGGTCCTCGGCGGTCCGATGGGGCCGGTGAGCTCCGGTGTCGGCGCGCTGTGGACCGCGGCCGTGGTGCTGCTGGCCATCGCGATGGTGGGCGTGTTCTTCCTCGACGACCCGACCGGAACGCATCCGGAGGGGCCTGGCCGCTGGCTGCGCGGGGCGCTCGGCGCGGCCCCGCGCCGGGTGCTGATGATCCTCGCCGCGGTGCTGCTGATCGCGACCGCGGTGCTGGTCGAACCGCCCGCGGGCAAGCTCGCCGGCGCCGACCCGACCGCCGAACTGCTGGGCGCGCTGCTGGCGCTGGTCGCGGTGGTCGTCGCGATCGTGCTGGCCCCCGCCGCGCTGATGGCCAGGTCGGAGTGGGCGAAGCAGGCCCGCGAGCTGCGGCCGTGGGCGGGCGGGTGGATGGCGGCGCCGATGCTGGCGCTGGCCGGGCTGCTCGGCGGCGGGTTCGGCGCCGGGCTGGCGATCACCGTGCGCGGCTCGCTGGACTACGACAAGCTCGCGCTGCCGCTGGGCTACCAGTGGATCACCCTGCTGTGGGGGACCTTCGCCGCGATCGCCCTCGTCGTGCTGGCCGTGGCGGTGCCGCTGTGGCTGCTGTCCCGGTCGATCGCGGAGAAGCGCGGGAACTACGCCCCGCCCGAGGTCGCGCTGCTGCACAAGGACCGCCCCGAGGACGCCAAGCGCGCCGCGCGGAAGTGGCGGCAGGCCACCTGGCAGCGGCAGAACTACCACCGGCTGTTGATCGCCACCGCCGGTTTGCTCACCGCGGGCGCGGTCTTCGGCGGGTTCTTCCGCGCGCTCAACATCCCGGTCCCGGCCTGGGCGTCGGGCTTGTCCGGACTGGGCGTCGCCACGCTGGCCGCGCTCGCCGGTGGCTTCCTCTTCGTCGTCTACCAGGCCTCGCAGCACCCGGACCGCGCCAGGAAGCTCGGCATCCTCGCCGACCTCGCCTCGTTCTGGCCGCGCGAGGCGCACCCCACGGTGCCGCCCTGCTACAAGCTGAAGGTCGTCCCGGAGATCGTCGCGCGCGCCTGCGAGCACTTGAAGGAGCCGAACACCCGGGTCGTGCTGGTCGGGCACAGCCAGGGCAGCCTCATGGCCGCGGTGGCCGCGGCTTGGCTTGTCGACTCGCTGCCGGAGCACGACCGCGAGCGGATCGGTCTGGTCACTGCGGGCTCGCAGCTGCAGTGGGCTTACCCGAGGGCGTTCCCCGCCGTGGTGCCGCACTCCTCGCTGGCCACCCTCGCGGGGATGCTGGGACCGCGGTGGCGGTCGCTGTGCCGGGGCACGGACGCGCTCGGCGGGCCGGTGACCACGTGGTCGCAGCAGGTCTACAACGGCAGGCTGCTCGGCGTCGGCTTCCGGCCGGACGGCACGGAGGGGCCGCTCTCCCCCGCGGTCGCCGGACCGACCGGGGCGTTGGTGCTCGGCAACGACCACTGGCTGCCCGATCCGCTGCGGGGACCGTTCCCCGGCCTGCGTTGGGCACCAGGAGTGTTGGGGCACAACGAGTACCAGCCCGACCCGGAATGGGACCGCGCCGTCGCCATCGCCGCCGGGCTCGAAACGCCCTAG